One window of Bos indicus isolate NIAB-ARS_2022 breed Sahiwal x Tharparkar chromosome 18, NIAB-ARS_B.indTharparkar_mat_pri_1.0, whole genome shotgun sequence genomic DNA carries:
- the LOC109571746 gene encoding histone H2B type 1-H-like, protein MDTDIPEPAKSAPAPKKGSKKAMTKAQKDSKKRKRSRKESYSVYVYKVLKQVHPDTGILSKAMGIMNSFVNDIFVCITGEAWHLAHYNKRSTITSREIQTAVLLLLPGELAKHAVSEGTKAVTKYTSSKYI, encoded by the coding sequence ACATACCTGAACCGGCTAAGTCTGCTCCTGCCCCTAAAAAGGGCTctaaaaaagctatgaccaaggcCCAGAAGGACAGCAAGAAGCGCAAGCGCAGCCGCAAGGAGAGCTACTCCGTGTACGtgtacaaggtgctgaagcaagTCCATCCGGACACCGGCATCTTGTCCAAGGCCAtgggaatcatgaactccttcgtcAACGACATTTTCGTGTGTATCACTGGCGAGGCGTGGCACCTGGCGCATTACAACAAGCGCTcaactatcacatccagggagatccagaccgCTGTGCtcttgctgctacctggggagctggccaagcacgccgtgtccgagggcactaaggctgtcaccaagtataccagctccaagtataTATAA